A section of the Ciceribacter thiooxidans genome encodes:
- a CDS encoding CoA-acylating methylmalonate-semialdehyde dehydrogenase, whose product MYEIGHFIDGKRVAGTSGRTAPVYNPATGEVQAQVALASAAELNAAVQSAKAAQPKWAATNPQRRARVFMKFVQLLNDNMDELAEMLSREHGKTIEDAKGDVVRGLEVCEFVIGIPHLSKSEFTEGAGPNIDMYSIRQPVGIGAGITPFNFPGMIPMWMFAPAIACGNAFILKPSERDPSVPMRLAELMIEAGLPAGILNVVNGDKEAVDGILTHPEIGAVSFVGSTPIARYVYGTAAMNGKRAQCFGGAKNHMIIMPDADMDQAANALMGAGYGSAGERCMAISVAVPVGEETANRLIEKLTPMVESLRIGPYTDDKADLGPLVTKEARERVLGLINRGVEQGAKLVVDGRDFKLQGYENGNFVGGCLFDNVTPDMDIYKTEIFGPVLSVVRAKNYEDALSLPMKHEYGNGVAIYTRDGDAARDFASRINIGMVGVNVPIPVPLAYHSFGGWKASSFGDLNQHGTDSIKFWTRTKTITSRWPSGIKDGAEFSIPTMK is encoded by the coding sequence ATGTATGAGATCGGGCATTTCATCGACGGCAAGCGCGTCGCCGGCACCAGCGGCCGCACCGCCCCCGTCTACAATCCGGCGACCGGCGAAGTGCAGGCGCAGGTGGCGCTTGCAAGCGCCGCCGAACTGAACGCCGCCGTCCAGTCTGCCAAGGCTGCACAGCCGAAATGGGCTGCCACCAACCCGCAGCGCCGCGCCCGTGTGTTCATGAAGTTCGTCCAGCTCCTGAACGACAACATGGACGAGCTTGCCGAAATGCTGTCGCGTGAGCACGGCAAGACCATCGAAGACGCCAAGGGCGACGTCGTCCGCGGCCTCGAAGTCTGCGAGTTCGTGATCGGCATTCCGCATCTTTCCAAGAGCGAGTTCACCGAAGGCGCCGGCCCGAACATCGACATGTATTCGATCCGCCAACCGGTCGGCATCGGCGCCGGCATCACGCCCTTCAACTTCCCCGGCATGATCCCGATGTGGATGTTCGCGCCGGCGATCGCCTGCGGCAACGCCTTCATCCTGAAGCCGTCCGAGCGTGACCCGTCCGTGCCGATGCGTCTTGCCGAACTGATGATCGAGGCTGGCCTTCCTGCCGGCATCCTCAACGTCGTCAACGGCGACAAGGAAGCCGTCGACGGTATCCTCACCCATCCGGAAATCGGCGCGGTCTCCTTCGTCGGCTCGACGCCGATCGCCCGCTACGTCTACGGCACGGCCGCGATGAACGGCAAGCGCGCCCAGTGCTTCGGCGGCGCCAAGAACCACATGATCATCATGCCCGATGCCGACATGGACCAGGCCGCCAACGCCCTGATGGGTGCGGGCTACGGTTCGGCCGGCGAGCGCTGCATGGCGATCTCGGTCGCCGTTCCGGTCGGCGAGGAAACCGCCAACCGGCTCATCGAGAAGCTTACCCCGATGGTCGAGTCACTGCGCATCGGCCCCTATACAGATGACAAGGCCGATTTGGGCCCGCTCGTCACCAAGGAAGCACGCGAACGCGTCCTCGGTCTCATCAATCGTGGTGTGGAACAGGGTGCGAAGCTCGTCGTCGACGGCCGCGATTTCAAGCTGCAGGGCTATGAGAACGGCAACTTCGTCGGCGGCTGCCTGTTCGACAACGTCACCCCTGACATGGACATCTACAAGACCGAGATCTTCGGACCGGTTCTCTCGGTGGTCCGCGCCAAGAACTATGAAGATGCGCTCTCGCTGCCGATGAAGCACGAATACGGCAATGGCGTCGCGATCTACACCCGCGACGGCGACGCCGCCCGCGACTTCGCAAGCCGCATCAACATCGGCATGGTCGGCGTCAACGTTCCGATCCCGGTTCCGCTCGCCTACCACTCCTTCGGTGGCTGGAAGGCTTCGTCCTTCGGCGACCTGAACCAGCACGGCACGGACTCGATCAAGTTCTGGACCCGCACCAAGACGATCACGAGCCGCTGGCCGTCCGGCATCAAGGATGGCGCCGAGTTCTCCATTCCGACGATGAAGTAA
- a CDS encoding HupE/UreJ family protein: MLFSNVPRRVAAVVLCGLALATVPAVAQAHILQGQAGGFLHGFEHPLSGVDHMLAMFCVGLWGAQMGGRAVWSLPIAFPLIMVAGGMLGIAGVPLPAVESGIALSIIVLGASIALLWRPPEWLALAVIGVFAIFHGYAHGAELPNATDPADYAIGFVVATGLIHIAGIAVGLLFQRVRAGELSRALGGLIGLGGLYFLVS; this comes from the coding sequence ATGCTGTTTTCGAATGTACCGCGTCGCGTTGCAGCGGTCGTGCTTTGCGGCCTTGCGCTGGCGACGGTGCCGGCCGTGGCGCAGGCGCACATCCTGCAGGGGCAGGCTGGCGGCTTTCTTCATGGCTTCGAGCATCCCCTTTCGGGCGTCGACCACATGCTGGCGATGTTCTGCGTCGGCCTCTGGGGCGCGCAGATGGGCGGTCGTGCCGTCTGGAGCCTGCCGATCGCCTTCCCACTGATCATGGTCGCCGGCGGTATGCTGGGGATTGCCGGCGTTCCGCTGCCGGCCGTCGAAAGCGGCATTGCTCTTTCCATCATCGTCCTCGGCGCCTCGATCGCCCTGCTGTGGCGCCCGCCGGAATGGCTCGCGCTTGCGGTGATCGGTGTCTTCGCGATCTTCCACGGCTATGCCCACGGCGCCGAATTGCCGAACGCCACCGACCCTGCCGACTATGCGATCGGCTTTGTCGTCGCGACCGGTCTCATCCATATCGCCGGCATCGCGGTCGGACTTCTCTTCCAGCGCGTGCGTGCGGGCGAGCTGTCGCGTGCGCTCGGCGGGCTGATCGGCCTCGGCGGCCTCTACTTCCTCGTTTCCTGA
- a CDS encoding nitric-oxide reductase large subunit: MKYQTQKVAMLYFYGALGLFLAQVLFGVLAGTIYVLPNTLSELVPFNIVRMIHTNALIVWLLMGFMGATYYLVPEETETELFSTKIAIAQFWLFLGAAAVAVVGYLFHIHEGREFLEQPFAIKVGIVIVALMFLFNITLTVLKGRKTVVTNILIFGLWGVAIFFLFAFYNPANLALDKMYWWYVVHLWVEGVWELIMASVLAFLMIKLNGIDREVVEKWLYVIVGLALFSGILGTGHHFYWIGAPGYWQWIGSLFSTLEVAPFFTMVIFTFVMTWRAGRKHPNRAALLWSIGCSVMAFFGAGVWGFLHTLSSVNYYTHGTQVTAAHGHLAFFGAYVMLNLAVMAYAVPEIRGRAPYNQWLSMVSFWAMCTAMSVMTFALTFAGVLQVHLQRVLGESYMDVQDQLALFYWIRLGSGAVVLVSALMFIWAILVPGKKREPTYTSLAQPAE, translated from the coding sequence ATGAAATATCAAACCCAAAAGGTCGCGATGCTGTATTTCTACGGCGCGCTCGGCCTCTTCCTCGCGCAGGTTCTCTTCGGCGTCCTCGCCGGCACCATCTACGTGCTGCCGAATACGCTTTCCGAGCTTGTGCCCTTCAATATCGTGCGCATGATCCACACCAATGCGCTGATCGTCTGGCTGCTCATGGGCTTCATGGGCGCGACCTACTACCTGGTCCCCGAGGAGACCGAGACAGAACTCTTCAGCACGAAGATCGCCATCGCCCAGTTCTGGCTCTTCCTCGGTGCCGCAGCGGTCGCCGTGGTCGGCTATCTCTTCCACATCCACGAAGGCCGCGAGTTCCTCGAACAGCCCTTCGCGATCAAGGTCGGCATTGTGATCGTCGCGTTGATGTTCCTCTTCAACATCACGCTGACGGTGCTGAAAGGCCGAAAGACCGTCGTCACCAACATCCTGATCTTCGGTCTCTGGGGTGTCGCGATCTTCTTCCTCTTCGCCTTCTACAACCCGGCGAACCTCGCGCTCGACAAGATGTACTGGTGGTACGTCGTCCATCTCTGGGTCGAGGGCGTATGGGAACTGATCATGGCCTCCGTGCTCGCCTTCCTGATGATCAAGCTCAACGGCATCGACCGCGAGGTCGTCGAGAAGTGGCTCTACGTCATCGTCGGCCTGGCGCTCTTCTCGGGCATCCTCGGCACTGGTCACCACTTCTACTGGATCGGTGCTCCGGGCTACTGGCAGTGGATCGGCTCGCTCTTCTCGACGCTCGAAGTGGCGCCCTTCTTCACCATGGTTATCTTCACCTTCGTGATGACCTGGAGGGCCGGCCGCAAGCATCCGAACCGTGCCGCGCTCCTTTGGTCGATCGGCTGCTCGGTCATGGCCTTCTTCGGCGCCGGCGTATGGGGCTTCCTGCACACGCTGTCGTCGGTGAACTACTACACCCACGGCACGCAGGTCACCGCCGCCCACGGCCACCTCGCCTTCTTCGGCGCCTATGTGATGCTGAACCTCGCGGTGATGGCCTATGCCGTGCCGGAAATCCGCGGACGGGCACCGTATAACCAGTGGCTCTCCATGGTCAGCTTCTGGGCGATGTGCACGGCGATGTCGGTGATGACCTTCGCGCTCACCTTCGCAGGCGTCCTCCAGGTGCACCTGCAGCGCGTCCTCGGCGAAAGCTACATGGACGTGCAGGACCAGCTTGCTCTCTTCTACTGGATCCGCCTGGGTTCGGGTGCGGTGGTGCTTGTTTCGGCCCTGATGTTCATCTGGGCGATCCTTGTGCCGGGCAAGAAGCGCGAGCCGACCTACACAAGTCTGGCGCAGCCGGCGGAGTGA
- a CDS encoding nitric oxide reductase activation protein NorD, whose protein sequence is MLDFLELEETVGRAWHRLAGNTRTWPCYPGDAVSLDEIQPVLAVCFRGFGGEHAVQVAPARGRTSGHRLKLRQRLGLGEEKLVQPCRDHATLMLPPAIDLFPDKALNRDLYVWLAATMAVMPLEPLDARDPLMRDLEALARAEATVTTVLSAFPGLEPRYRRLCAAVLKERRRGTLPSVEQRVEDRIRDLLLKGVGRLAEPEPRQFPERAPPGYLPMLPVPLWPDALIREESDARTDEDSPASAADRQAGIAGRHVATREKKDGREQSRSPFILNRFEKILAMAEMVNVDRPGDDSDDHDAAAAEELDDMTLGERKGRPSARFRFDLDLPPEALDRTPLTAELTYPEWDYRSNAYLKNHCRVLASPAPVEGETLEARDEMRSLIRRVKRQFEVLRPRHEVLRAQIDGSDLDLDAVVRARTDLAAGGQGSDRVHLMSRPQAHDLAVTILVDVSLSTDAWFDDRRVLDVEKEALLVLAHGLSACGDNHSILTFTSRRRSWVRVETVKDFGEPMNATVERRIAALKPGYYTRIGAAIRHATAGLKEQPNRRRLLLVLTDGKPNDVDHYEGRFALEDSRRAVIEARRSGVQVFGVTVDREAQAYVPAIFGQNGYAIVSHIARLPSALPAIYRGLAG, encoded by the coding sequence ATGCTGGATTTCCTCGAACTCGAAGAGACGGTCGGACGTGCCTGGCATCGTCTGGCGGGGAACACCCGCACATGGCCGTGCTATCCCGGGGATGCGGTAAGCCTCGATGAAATCCAGCCCGTGCTCGCCGTCTGTTTCCGCGGGTTCGGCGGTGAGCACGCCGTGCAGGTTGCGCCCGCTCGCGGACGGACCTCCGGCCACCGCCTGAAGCTCCGCCAGCGGCTCGGATTAGGCGAGGAGAAACTGGTCCAGCCCTGCCGCGACCACGCGACGTTGATGTTGCCGCCGGCAATCGACCTCTTCCCCGACAAGGCGCTCAATCGCGACCTTTATGTCTGGCTCGCCGCGACCATGGCGGTGATGCCGCTGGAGCCGCTGGACGCGCGTGATCCGCTCATGCGCGATCTCGAGGCTCTCGCCCGCGCGGAGGCGACCGTCACCACAGTCCTGTCTGCCTTTCCGGGGCTCGAGCCGCGCTATCGCAGGCTCTGCGCCGCGGTGCTGAAGGAGCGTCGCCGCGGTACCCTGCCGTCAGTCGAGCAGCGTGTCGAGGACCGCATACGCGACCTTTTGCTGAAAGGCGTCGGTCGGCTTGCCGAGCCGGAGCCGCGCCAGTTTCCGGAGCGCGCGCCGCCCGGCTACCTGCCGATGCTGCCGGTGCCGCTCTGGCCGGACGCATTGATCCGTGAAGAGAGCGACGCCCGGACGGACGAGGATTCGCCGGCCTCTGCCGCAGACCGTCAGGCCGGCATTGCCGGTCGTCACGTCGCGACCCGGGAAAAGAAGGACGGACGCGAGCAGTCCCGCAGCCCCTTCATTCTCAACCGCTTCGAAAAGATCCTCGCCATGGCCGAGATGGTCAACGTCGACCGCCCCGGCGACGACAGCGACGACCACGACGCCGCTGCGGCGGAGGAACTGGACGACATGACGCTCGGCGAGCGCAAGGGCAGGCCCTCCGCACGCTTCCGTTTCGACCTCGACCTGCCGCCGGAGGCGCTGGACCGCACGCCACTCACGGCGGAGCTCACCTATCCGGAATGGGACTACCGGTCGAACGCCTACCTGAAGAACCATTGCCGCGTGCTCGCGAGCCCCGCCCCGGTGGAGGGTGAAACGCTGGAGGCCCGCGACGAAATGCGCAGCCTCATCCGTCGGGTGAAGCGGCAGTTCGAAGTGCTACGCCCGCGCCACGAGGTGCTGCGGGCACAGATCGACGGATCGGATCTCGATCTCGACGCCGTTGTGCGCGCAAGGACCGACCTTGCCGCCGGTGGGCAGGGCAGCGACCGTGTTCACCTGATGAGCCGCCCACAGGCACACGATCTCGCGGTGACGATCCTCGTCGACGTTTCTCTGTCGACGGATGCTTGGTTCGACGACCGCCGGGTGCTGGACGTCGAGAAGGAGGCTCTGCTGGTCCTCGCACACGGGCTTTCGGCCTGCGGCGACAACCATTCGATCCTGACGTTCACCTCGCGCCGGCGCTCCTGGGTGCGGGTTGAGACGGTCAAGGACTTCGGAGAACCGATGAATGCCACGGTGGAACGCCGGATCGCGGCGCTGAAGCCGGGCTACTATACCCGTATCGGCGCGGCAATCCGTCATGCCACCGCGGGGCTCAAGGAACAGCCGAACCGTCGCCGCCTGCTGCTGGTGTTGACCGACGGCAAGCCGAACGACGTCGATCACTACGAGGGGCGCTTTGCGCTCGAAGACAGCCGTCGGGCGGTCATTGAGGCGCGCCGCTCGGGCGTGCAGGTGTTCGGCGTGACGGTAGACAGGGAGGCGCAAGCCTACGTACCGGCGATCTTCGGGCAGAACGGCTACGCGATCGTTTCACACATTGCCCGGCTGCCTTCCGCGCTGCCGGCGATTTACCGCGGCCTGGCCGGATAG
- a CDS encoding DUF1007 family protein — protein sequence MIRRSLPVRAFVASLFWLASAGLAASHPDIAVTARVLFDVKAGRLVAVAESLAIDEVSSRRMIARFDANGDGVFDPAERAVMRRALTGDLGGPRFFAELSADGQRVALGMPGAFDATVANGIVTIVFGFRLKEPVAVAGRKIELMVRDRDYTAAVAFATDRPALVRGGEGCTVSREMRPTDAYFGGLIVPEAVVLACR from the coding sequence ATGATCCGCCGTTCTTTGCCGGTTCGGGCGTTCGTCGCCTCCCTTTTCTGGCTGGCGTCCGCGGGTCTCGCGGCGAGCCATCCGGATATCGCCGTGACCGCGCGCGTGCTGTTCGATGTAAAGGCCGGCCGGCTGGTCGCGGTTGCCGAGAGCCTCGCAATCGACGAAGTCTCGAGCCGCCGTATGATCGCCCGGTTCGATGCGAATGGTGACGGCGTCTTCGATCCGGCTGAACGCGCGGTGATGCGCCGGGCTCTGACCGGCGACCTCGGCGGACCACGCTTCTTTGCGGAGCTCTCGGCCGACGGACAGCGGGTGGCGCTCGGCATGCCGGGCGCCTTCGATGCCACGGTTGCCAATGGTATCGTGACCATCGTTTTCGGCTTCCGGCTCAAGGAACCCGTCGCAGTCGCCGGCCGCAAGATCGAACTCATGGTGCGGGATCGCGACTATACCGCCGCGGTGGCCTTCGCTACGGATCGGCCCGCGCTCGTCCGAGGCGGCGAGGGCTGCACTGTCAGCCGCGAGATGCGTCCCACCGACGCGTATTTCGGCGGACTGATCGTGCCGGAAGCTGTCGTCCTCGCCTGCCGGTGA
- a CDS encoding CbbQ/NirQ/NorQ/GpvN family protein codes for MNLMLKTASTSADIPSYTPAGNECALFETAWTRQLPLLLKGPTGCGKTRFVSHMAAKLGVPLSTVSCHDDLAAADLTGRYLLKGGDTVWVDGPLTRAVREGGICYLDEVVEARKDVAVVLHPLTDDRRILPLERTGEELEAPAGFMLVVSYNPGYQNLLKTLKPSTRQRFVAIEFDFLPKEQEIAVVSAESGLSEGQVAMLVELARKLRALKGHDLEEGVSTRLLVYCASLIDAGLPIREAVRSAMIEPLTDEPDVRAGLLEVADAVIR; via the coding sequence ATGAACCTGATGCTCAAGACCGCGTCCACGTCCGCCGACATTCCGTCCTACACGCCGGCCGGCAACGAATGCGCGCTCTTCGAAACAGCCTGGACCCGGCAGCTGCCGCTGCTCCTCAAGGGACCGACGGGCTGCGGCAAGACCCGCTTCGTAAGCCACATGGCGGCGAAGCTCGGCGTCCCGCTGTCCACCGTCTCCTGCCATGACGACCTCGCTGCCGCGGATCTCACCGGCCGCTATCTGCTGAAGGGCGGAGACACGGTCTGGGTCGACGGGCCGCTCACAAGGGCAGTGCGCGAAGGGGGCATCTGCTATCTCGACGAGGTGGTCGAAGCCCGCAAGGATGTCGCCGTCGTACTGCATCCGCTGACCGACGACCGCCGCATCCTGCCGCTCGAACGGACCGGCGAGGAGCTCGAAGCGCCGGCCGGTTTCATGCTCGTCGTCTCCTACAATCCCGGCTACCAGAATCTCCTGAAGACGCTGAAGCCTTCGACGCGGCAGCGCTTCGTGGCGATCGAATTCGACTTCCTGCCGAAGGAGCAGGAGATCGCCGTCGTCTCCGCCGAAAGCGGCCTGTCCGAAGGCCAGGTCGCCATGCTCGTCGAGCTTGCCCGCAAGCTCCGCGCGCTAAAGGGCCACGACCTCGAGGAAGGCGTCTCGACCCGCCTGCTCGTCTACTGCGCGAGCCTGATCGATGCAGGACTGCCGATCCGCGAGGCGGTGCGCTCGGCGATGATCGAGCCTTTGACCGACGAGCCGGACGTGCGTGCCGGGCTCCTCGAAGTCGCCGATGCGGTGATCCGCTGA
- a CDS encoding HupE/UreJ family protein: protein MTRLPKSPRRSRIRRRGASFLPVIFATVGMAAVPAQAFAHALGGVMGGFGSGFGHPLAGFDHFLAMLAVGLWGAQMGGRSVWALPATFPLIMCVGGFAGMLGLFPDDLIRIAIAVSLLVLGGVIAARWVAPEWAALVIVAFFAIFHGYPHGQLTLRATDPAAFTVGFVVSTGLIHILGIGIGFALGQLYRGYVVRALGGMIAASGVYYLLV, encoded by the coding sequence ATGACCCGCCTGCCGAAGTCTCCCCGCCGGTCCAGAATCCGCCGCCGCGGCGCATCTTTCCTGCCGGTCATTTTTGCGACGGTCGGGATGGCGGCTGTGCCCGCGCAAGCCTTTGCCCATGCGCTTGGCGGCGTCATGGGCGGCTTCGGCAGCGGCTTCGGCCATCCGCTCGCCGGCTTCGATCACTTCCTCGCGATGCTGGCCGTCGGGCTCTGGGGCGCGCAGATGGGTGGCAGGTCGGTGTGGGCGCTTCCGGCCACCTTCCCGCTCATCATGTGCGTCGGCGGCTTTGCCGGCATGCTCGGGCTCTTTCCCGACGACCTCATCCGGATCGCGATCGCCGTCTCGCTCCTCGTGCTCGGCGGGGTGATCGCGGCCCGCTGGGTGGCACCGGAATGGGCAGCACTCGTCATCGTCGCGTTCTTCGCGATCTTCCACGGCTATCCACACGGACAGCTGACGCTCAGGGCGACCGATCCCGCCGCCTTCACCGTCGGCTTCGTCGTCTCGACTGGCCTCATCCACATCCTCGGCATCGGCATCGGCTTCGCGCTCGGCCAGCTCTATCGCGGCTACGTCGTGCGTGCGCTCGGCGGAATGATCGCCGCAAGCGGCGTCTATTACCTGCTGGTCTAG
- a CDS encoding Fe(3+) ABC transporter substrate-binding protein: protein MTFSRMLRSGLLASAAFLAAGGAAMADGEVNIYSYRQPELIQPLIDAFSKETGVEANVLFLDKGLVERISAEGVNSPADVILTVDIGRLVEAKSGGVTQPLSDEAINAQIPAQYRDPDGDWFGLTTRGRVVYASKDRVKEDAITYEELADPKWKGKICMRDGQHSYNIGLFASMVAHHGEEYTEKWLRGLKENLARKPDGNDRSQAKAIMSGECDIALGNTYYVGLMLTNDKEPEEKEWAAAIKVLFPNAADRGTHVNISGMALAKNAPNKDNAVKFMEFLASKEAQEIYAEQVFEYPVMPGAKVSDVVASFGEIKPDTLPLADIAANRKKASELVDKVGLNDGPSM, encoded by the coding sequence ATGACGTTTTCACGGATGCTGCGTTCGGGTCTTCTGGCTTCGGCGGCGTTTCTCGCCGCGGGCGGAGCCGCCATGGCCGATGGCGAGGTCAACATCTATTCCTATCGCCAGCCGGAACTCATCCAGCCGCTGATCGATGCCTTCTCCAAGGAAACCGGCGTCGAGGCGAATGTCCTGTTCCTCGACAAGGGCCTGGTCGAGCGTATCAGTGCAGAAGGCGTCAACTCGCCGGCCGACGTGATCCTGACGGTCGATATCGGTCGCCTGGTCGAGGCGAAGTCCGGAGGTGTCACCCAGCCGCTTTCCGACGAGGCGATCAACGCGCAGATTCCGGCCCAGTACCGCGATCCGGACGGTGACTGGTTCGGGCTCACCACCCGCGGCCGTGTCGTCTATGCCTCGAAGGACCGCGTCAAGGAAGACGCCATCACCTACGAGGAGCTCGCCGATCCCAAGTGGAAGGGCAAGATCTGCATGCGTGACGGTCAGCACTCCTACAATATCGGGCTCTTCGCCTCGATGGTCGCCCATCACGGCGAGGAATACACCGAAAAGTGGCTGCGCGGCCTGAAGGAGAACCTCGCCCGCAAGCCGGATGGCAACGACCGCAGCCAGGCCAAGGCGATCATGTCCGGCGAATGCGACATCGCGCTCGGCAACACCTATTACGTCGGCCTGATGCTTACCAACGACAAGGAGCCGGAAGAGAAGGAATGGGCGGCCGCCATCAAGGTCCTCTTCCCGAACGCCGCCGATCGCGGCACCCACGTCAACATCTCCGGCATGGCACTCGCGAAAAACGCACCGAACAAGGACAATGCCGTGAAGTTCATGGAATTCCTCGCCTCCAAGGAGGCACAGGAAATCTATGCCGAGCAGGTCTTCGAATATCCGGTCATGCCGGGCGCCAAGGTCTCCGACGTCGTCGCCTCCTTCGGCGAGATCAAGCCCGACACGCTGCCGCTCGCGGACATCGCCGCAAACCGCAAGAAAGCATCCGAGCTGGTCGACAAGGTCGGTCTCAACGACGGACCGTCGATGTAA
- the hemN gene encoding oxygen-independent coproporphyrinogen III oxidase gives MDKNFIETYGDARLPRYTSYPTAPRFSAAIGAGTYGDWLTAIPAREAVSLYLHIPFCRSMCWYCGCHTSITQKDQPILDYLEVLKREVRAVGTAAKRHLRVGNVHFGGGTPTIMEAAEFLDLMAFLQQNFDFSPAAEVAVEIDPRTLRAEMIAALGQAGVNRASLGVQSFDPVVQKAINRIQTAEQTEAAAKGLRRTGVDSINFDLIYGLPHQTVRSCIETAETAIAMRPDRFAVFGYAHIPAFKKHQRMIDEAALPGASERNAQAEAIAETLVAAGYQRIGLDHFALPEDELSLAQRQGRLHRNFQGYTTDACKTLIGLGASAIGRTAEGYAQNEVAIGQYAQHVASGRLATAKGYRLTAEDRLRAAVIERLMCDFRADLHGIAGEHGFDPEVLLDANTMLERLKGDGVVDLEDGMLTVKPDHRFLIRSVAACFDAYLAEAGRTYSKVA, from the coding sequence ATGGACAAGAACTTCATCGAAACCTATGGCGATGCGCGCCTGCCGCGCTACACCAGCTATCCGACCGCACCCCGCTTCTCCGCCGCCATCGGCGCCGGCACCTATGGCGACTGGCTGACGGCAATCCCGGCGCGCGAGGCGGTTTCGCTCTACCTGCACATCCCCTTCTGCCGGTCGATGTGCTGGTATTGCGGTTGCCATACCTCGATCACCCAGAAGGATCAGCCGATCCTCGACTATCTCGAGGTGCTGAAGCGCGAGGTCCGCGCCGTCGGCACGGCTGCCAAACGGCATTTGCGCGTCGGTAACGTGCACTTCGGCGGCGGGACGCCGACGATCATGGAAGCCGCCGAGTTCCTCGACCTCATGGCGTTCCTGCAGCAGAATTTCGATTTCTCGCCTGCCGCCGAGGTCGCCGTCGAAATCGATCCGCGCACGCTCAGGGCAGAGATGATCGCGGCCCTCGGACAGGCGGGCGTCAACCGTGCAAGCCTCGGCGTGCAGAGCTTCGATCCGGTCGTGCAGAAGGCGATCAACCGCATCCAGACCGCCGAGCAGACCGAGGCCGCGGCGAAGGGGCTGCGCCGGACCGGCGTCGACAGCATCAATTTCGACCTCATCTATGGCCTGCCGCACCAGACCGTGCGCTCCTGCATCGAGACCGCGGAAACCGCGATCGCCATGCGGCCGGACCGGTTCGCCGTCTTCGGCTACGCGCATATCCCCGCCTTCAAAAAGCACCAGCGGATGATCGACGAGGCTGCACTTCCGGGTGCCTCCGAACGCAATGCGCAGGCCGAGGCCATCGCCGAAACGCTTGTCGCCGCCGGATACCAGCGCATCGGGCTCGATCATTTCGCCCTGCCCGAGGACGAGCTCTCGCTTGCCCAGCGGCAGGGGCGGCTGCACCGGAATTTCCAGGGTTATACGACAGACGCCTGCAAGACCCTGATCGGCCTCGGCGCTTCGGCAATCGGGCGCACTGCGGAGGGCTATGCCCAGAACGAGGTGGCAATCGGGCAATATGCCCAGCACGTCGCCTCGGGTAGGCTCGCCACCGCGAAGGGCTATCGGCTGACGGCCGAGGATCGGTTGCGGGCGGCAGTGATCGAGCGGCTGATGTGCGATTTTCGCGCCGATCTTCACGGGATTGCGGGCGAGCACGGCTTTGATCCGGAAGTGCTGCTCGATGCAAACACGATGCTCGAACGGCTGAAAGGCGACGGCGTCGTGGATCTCGAGGACGGCATGCTCACAGTGAAGCCCGACCACCGCTTCCTCATCCGCTCCGTCGCCGCGTGCTTCGATGCCTATCTGGCGGAAGCCGGCCGTACCTATTCCAAGGTGGCGTGA
- a CDS encoding LysR family transcriptional regulator codes for MNWDDVRIFLAVARAGQILAASRRLGVNHATLSRRLTALEEALQTRLFVRRTNGCELTAEGEGFLVSAERIETEMLAAQARLGRTDTAVAGTVRIGAPDGFGVAFLAPRLGRLIDRHPQLKIQLVPVPRAFSLSSREADIAITVERPETGRLVSSKLTEYTLGLYASRDYLSEAGGPANVEALKEHSLIGYVEDLIYSASLNYTGEISRSWDSAFEISSAIGQTEAVRSGAGIGILHTYIARQYPELCRVLPDVAIRRAYWTIFHESARDLTRVRTVVQYLQELVNEERKIFL; via the coding sequence ATGAACTGGGATGACGTGCGTATCTTCCTTGCGGTGGCGCGGGCCGGCCAGATCCTTGCCGCGTCAAGGCGGCTCGGGGTCAATCATGCGACCCTGTCACGACGGCTGACCGCGCTCGAGGAGGCGCTGCAGACCCGGCTCTTCGTCCGGCGGACCAATGGCTGCGAACTCACCGCCGAAGGCGAAGGCTTTCTCGTCTCCGCCGAGCGCATCGAAACCGAAATGCTGGCCGCCCAGGCACGGCTCGGACGCACCGACACGGCGGTCGCCGGGACGGTCCGGATCGGCGCGCCGGACGGGTTCGGCGTCGCTTTCCTCGCGCCGCGGCTGGGGCGGCTCATCGACCGCCATCCGCAGCTCAAGATCCAGCTCGTGCCGGTGCCGCGGGCCTTTTCGCTCTCGAGCCGCGAGGCCGATATCGCGATCACCGTCGAGCGCCCGGAGACCGGCCGCCTCGTCTCCTCCAAGCTCACCGAATATACGCTCGGCCTCTATGCGTCGCGCGACTATCTCTCGGAGGCGGGCGGGCCGGCGAATGTCGAGGCGCTGAAGGAACACAGCCTGATCGGCTACGTGGAAGACCTCATCTACTCGGCCTCGCTCAATTATACCGGCGAGATATCGCGCAGCTGGGATTCCGCCTTCGAGATATCGAGTGCCATCGGGCAGACCGAAGCGGTGCGCTCCGGCGCCGGTATCGGCATCCTGCACACCTATATCGCCAGGCAGTATCCGGAGCTCTGCCGGGTGCTGCCGGATGTGGCGATCCGGCGCGCCTACTGGACGATCTTCCACGAAAGCGCCCGCGATCTGACGCGCGTGCGCACGGTCGTGCAATACCTGCAGGAGCTGGTGAACGAGGAACGGAAGATCTTCCTCTGA